TTATCCCGCGCCAGAATAACGATTGATTCCATTTTTATATCTGGAGGAAACAGCATGGAAAAGCTGCAGAACAAGGTCGTATTGTCAGCAAATGTGGCATCCGCCCTGGAAAAAGGGCTGCCAGTAGTGGCGCTGGAATCCACGGTGCTCACGCATGGCTTGCCCTATCCGCAAAATCTATCCGTTTCCCGGGTCCTGGAGGAAATCCTCGTAAATGAGGGCGTCACTCCCGCCACGATAATTGTCTTGGAGGGGATCGCCCACATCGGCTTGGAAGCTAATCAGGTGGAGGATCTGGCGCCCAGATTCAAGGCCCCCGGCAGCTTCAGGAAGCTGGGCATGAGAGACCTGGCGCTGGCCTTCACGCAAGGCCACAGCGGCGGAACAACCGTATCGGCAACCATGAAGCTGGCCCATCTGGCCGGGATCGAGGTCTTTGCCACAGGCGGCATCGGCGGTGTGCATACCAGTTGGCGCGAAGACCTGGATATCTCCAGCGACCTCACCGCCCTGGCGGAAATTCCTGTGGCAGTGGTATCCGCGGGCTGCAAAGCTTTTTTGGACATTCGTTCGACCCTGGAATACCTGGAAACGCTTGCCGTTCCAGTGCTGGGCTGGCAAACAGACCGCTTCCCCAAGTTCTATGTTCCTTCCAGCGAACATGCCATAGACCGGATCGACACCGCGGAGGAATTTGCCCTGTTTTGGAAAACACATCTTACAATGGGTGGAAAAGGCCTCTTGGTTGCCAATCCCATCCCGGCAAAAAATGCCCTCTCGCCGGATCAGATCGAGGCGGAGCTTCGCTCCGGGGTCATTAGCGCCAAAACCCAGGGCATCACTGGAAAGGATTTCACTCCTTTTGTGCTTGACTATCTTGCCAAACACACAAAAGGTGGTTCCGTGGAAGCCAATCTGGCGCTGCTGAAGAACAATGTGTCGCTGGCGGCAAGCCTGGCCAAAGCACTTGTTAGCAAGGAAGGATAGCATATGAAGCTCTACATATCGATCGACATGGAAGGAATGCCCGGCACCTTCAACTGGGAACAGGAAAAGACGGACCGGCCCGCCGTGAAGAGGAACATCACCCATCACGTGGAACTGGTTTTGAAGAGCGTTCTGGCGCATCCCAAAGCCGCCCTGATCGATGAGATCACCATCGCCGATTCCCATAGCGGCGGCGACAATCTGGACTATTCGATCACAGCTCTGGACAATAGAATATCCCTGATCTCCGGATGCCCGCGGCCACGCTACATGATGCCGGACCTGACCCCGGATTACGACCAGGCCTGGCTGC
The sequence above is drawn from the Candidatus Syntrophosphaera sp. genome and encodes:
- a CDS encoding pseudouridine-5'-phosphate glycosidase, which codes for MEKLQNKVVLSANVASALEKGLPVVALESTVLTHGLPYPQNLSVSRVLEEILVNEGVTPATIIVLEGIAHIGLEANQVEDLAPRFKAPGSFRKLGMRDLALAFTQGHSGGTTVSATMKLAHLAGIEVFATGGIGGVHTSWREDLDISSDLTALAEIPVAVVSAGCKAFLDIRSTLEYLETLAVPVLGWQTDRFPKFYVPSSEHAIDRIDTAEEFALFWKTHLTMGGKGLLVANPIPAKNALSPDQIEAELRSGVISAKTQGITGKDFTPFVLDYLAKHTKGGSVEANLALLKNNVSLAASLAKALVSKEG